A genomic region of Saccopteryx bilineata isolate mSacBil1 chromosome 1, mSacBil1_pri_phased_curated, whole genome shotgun sequence contains the following coding sequences:
- the JUND gene encoding transcription factor JunD, producing the protein METPFYGDEALSGLGSGVSGIVAGGSFATPGRLFPGAPPTAAAGSMMKKDALTLSLSEQVAAALKPAAAPPPAPLRTEGAPGAAPPDGLLTSPDLGLLKLASPELERLIIQSNGLVTTTPTSTQFLYPKVAASEEQEFAEGFVKALEDLHKQNQLGSGAASAAAAAGGPSGTAAGAAPTGELAPAAATPEAPVYANLSSYAGSTGSAGGAATVAFAAEPVPFPPPPPSALGPPRLAALKDEPQTVPDVPSFGESPPLSPIDMDTQERIKAERKRLRNRIAASKCRKRKLERISRLEEKVKTLKSQNTELASTASLLREQVAQLKQKVLSHVNSGCQLLPQHQVPAY; encoded by the coding sequence ATGGAAACACCCTTCTACGGCGATGAGGCGCTAAGCGGCCTGGGCAGCGGCGTCAGTGGCATTGTTGCTGGTGGCAGCTTCGCGACCCCGGGGCGCCTATTCCCCGGGGCGCCCCCGACGGCAGCGGCCGGCAGCATGATGAAGAAGGATGCATTGACGCTAAGCCTGAGCGAGCAGGTGGCAGCAGCGCTAAAGCCCGCGGCCGCGCCGCCCCCGGCCCCTCTGCGTACGGAGGGCGCCCCTGGCGCGGCGCCCCCCGACGGCCTGCTCACTTCGCCAGACCTAGGGCTGCTCAAACTCGCTTCGCCTGAACTCGAGCGCCTCATCATCCAGTCCAACGGGCTGGTCACTACCACGCCAACGAGTACGCAGTTCCTCTACCCCAAGGTGGCGGCCAGCGAGGAGCAGGAGTTTGCCGAGGGCTTCGTCAAAGCCCTGGAGGACTTGCACAAGCAGAATCAGCTGGGTTCGGGCGCGGCCTCTGCTGCCGCAGCGGCCGGGGGACCCTCGGGCACGGCCGCGGGCGCCGCGCCTACCGGCGAGCTGGCCCCGGCGGCGGCCACGCCCGAGGCGCCTGTCTACGCGAACCTGAGCAGCTACGCGGGCAGTACCGGGAGCGCAGGGGGTGCTGCGACGGTCGCCTTCGCCGCCGAGCCTGTGCCCTTCCCGCCGCCGCCCCCGAGCGCGCTGGGGCCGCCGCGTCTCGCCGCGCTCAAGGATGAGCCGCAAACGGTGCCCGACGTTCCGAGCTTCGGCGAGAGCCCACCGCTGTCGCCCATCGACATGGACACTCAAGAGCGCATCAAGGCGGAGCGCAAGCGTCTGCGCAACCGCATCGCTGCCTCCAAGTGCCGTAAGCGCAAGCTGGAGCGCATCTCGCGCCTCGAGGAGAAAGTGAAGACGCTCAAGAGCCAGAATACGGAGCTGGCGTCCACCGCGAGCCTGCTGCGTGAGCAGGTGGCGCAGCTCAAGCAGAAGGTCCTCAGCCACGTCAACAGCGGCTGCCAGTTGCTGCCCCAGCACCAGGTGCCCGCGTACTGA